A genomic segment from Candidatus Zixiibacteriota bacterium encodes:
- a CDS encoding IS3 family transposase, whose product IVQWIEGWYNRERMHTSLDDLSPVEFEERLLLESI is encoded by the coding sequence CATCGTGCAGTGGATCGAGGGCTGGTACAACCGCGAACGCATGCACACCAGCCTGGACGATCTCAGTCCGGTTGAATTTGAGGAACGCTTGTTGCTGGAATCTATCTAA